One part of the Bacteroidota bacterium genome encodes these proteins:
- a CDS encoding phosphoribosyltransferase — translation MFIDRRDAAVQLSKELVSYRDCNGIVIAIPRGGVPLGYIIAHALHLPLEIFLSKKIGHPMNREYAIGSVTLSGITTDPHFTDVDPEYIIEEGRRIQEEISRRYALFTGKTYSPNVKGKIIILVDDGIATGKTLMAAVCDLRKMNPLKIVIAIPVAPPEAAEKFKTIADEYICLLEPDNFEGVGQFYNNFSEVTDDEVLSILNKSRREH, via the coding sequence ATGTTTATTGACCGGAGAGATGCTGCTGTCCAACTTAGTAAGGAACTTGTATCATATAGAGATTGCAACGGAATTGTTATCGCTATACCCAGAGGAGGAGTGCCGTTGGGTTACATTATCGCACATGCTCTACACCTTCCGCTGGAAATATTTCTTTCAAAGAAAATCGGACATCCCATGAATCGGGAATATGCTATTGGTTCAGTAACCTTATCGGGAATAACCACTGATCCACATTTCACAGATGTTGATCCGGAATACATCATAGAAGAAGGAAGGAGAATACAGGAAGAAATCAGTCGACGTTATGCATTGTTTACCGGAAAAACGTACTCTCCGAATGTGAAAGGTAAAATTATTATTCTGGTGGATGATGGTATTGCAACCGGTAAAACCTTGATGGCCGCTGTCTGCGATCTAAGAAAGATGAATCCCTTGAAAATTGTAATTGCCATTCCTGTTGCTCCACCTGAAGCAGCTGAGAAATTTAAAACAATAGCTGATGAATACATTTGCCTGTTAGAACCGGATAACTTCGAAGGTGTTGGACAATTTTATAATAACTTCAGTGAAGTTACCGATGACGAGGTGTTATCCATTCTAAATAAATCAAGAAGGGAGCATTAA
- a CDS encoding alpha/beta hydrolase produces the protein MHISKENIIFNINDSNIEGHLCIPEGSQSLVIFSHGSGSSRFSPRNNFIAEILNKAGISTFLPDLLTPEEDENEDNRFDIELLTSRLTEITTMILKHSKLKNFLTGYFGASTGAASALKASVGLNNCIKAIVSRGGRPDLVPEIFTQVTAPTLLIVGERDIEVLRLNDQVFQSLKCTKKLSIIPGATHLFEEAGTLEQVGKIACDWYKKHL, from the coding sequence ATGCATATATCCAAAGAAAACATAATATTTAACATCAACGATAGTAATATCGAAGGCCATCTATGTATCCCGGAAGGATCTCAATCATTGGTTATCTTTTCACATGGAAGTGGTAGCAGTCGTTTCAGCCCAAGAAATAATTTCATCGCTGAAATATTGAACAAGGCAGGTATATCTACTTTTCTCCCTGATTTATTAACCCCTGAAGAAGATGAAAACGAAGACAACAGATTCGATATTGAATTACTGACATCACGATTGACAGAGATAACAACAATGATATTGAAGCATTCAAAACTAAAGAATTTTCTAACCGGATACTTCGGAGCAAGTACAGGAGCAGCATCGGCTTTGAAAGCATCCGTTGGATTAAACAATTGTATCAAAGCTATTGTGTCAAGGGGTGGTCGTCCGGATCTGGTACCTGAAATTTTCACACAAGTAACTGCACCCACATTGCTTATTGTTGGTGAAAGGGACATTGAAGTTCTAAGATTAAATGATCAGGTATTTCAGTCATTAAAATGTACAAAAAAACTTTCCATTATCCCTGGCGCTACGCATCTCTTTGAAGAAGCCGGCACTTTGGAGCAGGTAGGAAAAATAGCGTGCGATTGGTATAAAAAACACTTGTAG
- a CDS encoding acyl-CoA dehydrogenase family protein: protein MPQDRFQGHDYYLMDELLTEEHRLIRDSVREWVKRDVSPIIEEYAQKAEFPKQIIKGLAGIGAFGPYIPTEYGGGGLDQISYGLIMQEIERGDSGVRSTASVQSSLVMYPIFTYGSEEQRRKYLPKLASGDMMGCFGLTEPNHGSNPSGMLTNIKDAGDHVILNGAKMWISNAPFADIAVVWAKDEAGDIRGLVVERGMEGFSTPETHNKWSLRASATGELVFDNVKVPKENIFPNVKGIKGPLGCLNSARFGIAWGAIGAAMDCYDTALRYSKERIQFGKPIGAFQLQQKKLAEMITEITKAQLLTWRLGVLKNENRATPGQISMAKRNNVNMALEITRDARQMLGGMGITGEYPIMRHMMNLESVVTYEGTHDIHLLITWMDVTGFNAFN from the coding sequence ATGCCACAAGATCGTTTCCAGGGCCATGACTATTACCTCATGGATGAATTATTGACTGAAGAACACCGACTTATCCGTGACTCGGTTCGGGAATGGGTAAAGCGCGACGTATCTCCAATCATTGAAGAGTATGCACAGAAGGCTGAATTCCCTAAACAGATTATTAAAGGTCTGGCCGGTATCGGTGCTTTTGGACCCTATATCCCCACAGAATATGGCGGTGGCGGTCTGGACCAGATTTCCTATGGCCTGATCATGCAGGAGATAGAGCGCGGTGATTCGGGAGTGCGCTCTACGGCATCCGTTCAAAGTTCATTGGTGATGTATCCTATCTTCACCTATGGCTCTGAAGAACAGCGCCGTAAATATCTTCCAAAGCTGGCTTCAGGCGACATGATGGGCTGTTTTGGATTAACCGAACCTAACCATGGATCCAATCCGTCGGGCATGCTGACGAACATCAAAGATGCCGGTGATCATGTGATTCTGAATGGGGCTAAAATGTGGATTTCCAATGCACCTTTTGCAGATATCGCCGTGGTATGGGCGAAGGATGAGGCGGGAGATATCCGCGGACTTGTTGTGGAACGCGGCATGGAAGGGTTTTCAACTCCGGAAACACATAATAAATGGTCGCTGCGCGCGAGTGCTACCGGCGAATTGGTTTTTGACAATGTAAAAGTCCCGAAAGAAAATATTTTCCCGAACGTAAAAGGAATTAAAGGACCACTTGGTTGTCTCAACTCGGCCCGTTTTGGCATTGCCTGGGGAGCCATCGGTGCCGCCATGGATTGTTACGATACCGCTTTACGCTATAGCAAGGAACGGATTCAATTTGGTAAACCCATAGGCGCCTTCCAGTTACAGCAGAAGAAATTGGCGGAGATGATCACCGAAATCACCAAGGCGCAATTGCTCACCTGGAGATTGGGTGTTCTCAAAAATGAAAACCGCGCAACTCCCGGACAAATTTCCATGGCCAAGCGGAACAATGTCAACATGGCATTAGAAATTACCCGCGATGCCCGACAGATGCTGGGCGGCATGGGCATTACCGGCGAATATCCGATCATGCGCCACATGATGAACCTCGAAAGTGTGGTCACCTATGAAGGAACACATGATATTCACCTGTTGATTACATGGATGGATGTGACCGGTTTCAATGCATTTAATTAA
- a CDS encoding T9SS type A sorting domain-containing protein: MKQRIVILLFILLSSISTSIVAQGFKSELLGNIGASHCILVDGDTAWLGMQNGILRINLINHNVKWYSTNELDFRSNIFVNIKKDKKGNIWFINNQGQVFEYNHQTFISRDNGTKFLNIQDQRNSFLEVDQIGNIYHFRHNENHDFVPDTFKIVVRDSTSLSIYNSPDLLKKSCFAADSLGVYILADSLNGRTIKHFQNGVFNRSFPVYRASVVPGSGSYFQHDYSNIFLLDTMIYYYNFFSHVGSIVYYSNVLLRYTISGTFIDSVNFSPVAEKKCPVLNPKTNEVYLLSRRPSDPHLKIDSTGSIQTLTTFSNIPIGISTAHFDEVGNLFVLYPNSIYNSSFNSFLSKIDTNGVQTFYQLPYPLNKASFYQQIYPMYDSSILTYNSYTQKAILYDGVSVSDFATVTNNFVIDSGNTMFFIRNDSIIKYKNGLILLKTKLPFTYSYNVELVYEGGDSLYFYYGSKIYAHHVNNGGISIIGSLGAGYITMNKSGELFFRESVNKYYWMRDGNYNWYKLNFSNTGVPNSILTDVYAYKHFNDGSSWFSNYEKIVKRDANGIWTIFNFHFAGQTPITPNLCGGFYDNLHQSHWLIYPSLMLKIDSTGITKFNWKNSDVSFSYDQGSFCITNDGKYWMMGLDGSFIRISFDSIMANSSYEKYNITGNIYHDLNANGAIDSVDNALPFIRVRNDKGVHTYSNFEGYYQFLERPGQRVIQPAPYPYLVLSCDSTSYTVNIDSTAIDSLDFALKSIADTLLSVSSFATSRARCNFQSSATYIVQNNGNSFINVLAAFTPDAACSVLSFSQAPDSTSGTTFFWKIDSLTLLSSKNIGVTYTVPSASFNSISSIFDTYIYDSTTSTLFTTDTIYQNIACSFDPNEKQVSPVGRETAHYTLFSDTLVYTLLFQNTGNDTAYTVTLIDTISPLLDIESFTLLSMSHNGIVTIDSNGVLKVVFDDINLLWESANFDESQGYLQFSILPLPGLPEFTVVKNKVLIIFDRNPYILTNEVFNTLVTTFPTTALNQLQESKHKISVYPNPANTYFNLSFDQPLNTAYVVTLIDISGKIIQSWTTTEQNPTFSIDALKAGFYLIQISNNVDFKAVAKFVKQ, translated from the coding sequence ATGAAACAACGGATTGTTATTCTTCTTTTTATTTTGCTAAGTTCTATTAGCACATCCATCGTGGCTCAAGGATTCAAGTCTGAACTTTTGGGAAATATTGGTGCCTCTCATTGCATTTTAGTAGATGGAGATACGGCATGGCTTGGAATGCAGAACGGCATTCTCAGGATAAATTTAATCAATCATAATGTCAAATGGTATAGCACCAACGAATTAGATTTCCGATCAAATATATTTGTCAATATCAAAAAAGACAAAAAAGGGAACATTTGGTTTATTAATAATCAAGGGCAAGTATTTGAATACAACCATCAAACTTTTATTTCCAGAGATAACGGAACCAAATTTTTAAATATTCAAGATCAGCGGAACTCATTTTTAGAAGTAGATCAAATTGGAAATATCTATCATTTCAGACATAATGAAAATCATGACTTTGTTCCTGACACATTTAAGATTGTTGTTCGGGACTCTACCTCCCTTTCTATTTATAACTCACCGGATCTACTTAAAAAATCTTGTTTCGCAGCAGACAGTTTGGGAGTATATATTTTAGCTGACTCTTTAAATGGTCGGACAATTAAGCATTTCCAGAATGGGGTATTTAATCGGAGTTTTCCTGTTTATCGTGCATCTGTTGTTCCCGGTTCTGGTTCCTACTTTCAGCATGATTATAGTAATATTTTCTTATTAGACACAATGATTTATTATTACAATTTTTTTAGTCACGTTGGATCAATTGTGTATTATTCCAATGTATTGTTACGATACACTATTAGTGGGACATTTATAGATTCAGTAAATTTTTCACCTGTTGCCGAAAAAAAATGTCCGGTATTAAATCCAAAAACTAATGAGGTCTATTTGTTATCGCGAAGACCTTCCGATCCTCACCTTAAAATAGATTCCACAGGTTCAATCCAAACATTAACCACTTTTTCAAATATTCCAATTGGGATTTCGACGGCTCATTTTGATGAAGTGGGAAACCTTTTTGTACTTTATCCAAATAGTATCTATAATTCTTCATTTAATTCTTTTTTATCAAAAATTGATACGAATGGAGTTCAAACATTTTATCAACTTCCTTATCCTTTGAATAAAGCTTCTTTCTATCAGCAAATTTATCCAATGTATGATTCAAGTATTTTAACTTATAACTCCTATACTCAAAAAGCTATTTTATATGATGGTGTATCTGTGTCAGACTTTGCTACTGTAACTAACAATTTTGTAATAGACTCAGGAAATACGATGTTTTTTATAAGAAACGACTCTATTATTAAATATAAAAACGGATTAATTTTATTAAAAACCAAACTGCCATTCACTTATTCCTATAATGTCGAGTTAGTTTACGAAGGTGGTGATTCTCTCTATTTTTATTATGGCAGTAAAATTTACGCCCACCATGTTAATAACGGGGGCATTTCAATTATTGGAAGTCTAGGAGCAGGGTATATTACAATGAATAAGTCAGGAGAATTATTTTTTCGGGAAAGCGTTAATAAATACTATTGGATGAGAGATGGTAATTATAACTGGTATAAACTAAATTTTAGTAATACGGGAGTGCCGAACAGCATTTTGACAGATGTTTATGCTTATAAACATTTTAACGATGGAAGTAGCTGGTTCAGTAATTATGAAAAAATTGTAAAAAGAGATGCTAATGGCATTTGGACGATTTTTAATTTTCATTTCGCAGGTCAGACTCCAATCACGCCTAATCTTTGTGGTGGATTTTATGACAATTTGCATCAAAGTCACTGGTTAATCTATCCTAGCCTTATGTTGAAGATCGATTCAACAGGTATTACCAAATTTAACTGGAAAAACTCTGATGTCAGTTTTAGTTACGATCAAGGCAGTTTTTGCATAACAAATGATGGCAAATACTGGATGATGGGATTAGATGGAAGTTTCATCAGAATAAGTTTTGATTCCATTATGGCCAATTCCTCCTATGAGAAATATAATATTACCGGAAATATTTATCATGATTTGAATGCAAATGGTGCTATTGACAGTGTAGATAATGCCCTGCCTTTTATCCGGGTTAGAAACGATAAAGGAGTTCATACTTATTCAAATTTTGAAGGCTATTATCAATTCTTAGAACGACCGGGCCAACGCGTAATTCAACCTGCGCCCTATCCTTATTTGGTTCTATCCTGCGACTCTACCTCTTATACCGTAAATATAGATTCCACCGCCATTGACTCTCTTGATTTTGCCCTGAAATCAATTGCGGATACATTATTGTCTGTTTCTTCATTTGCAACTTCACGAGCACGTTGTAACTTTCAAAGTTCCGCTACTTATATAGTTCAAAATAATGGAAATTCATTCATTAATGTTTTGGCAGCCTTCACTCCGGATGCTGCATGTTCCGTTTTAAGTTTTAGTCAAGCACCTGATTCCACCTCGGGAACTACTTTCTTCTGGAAAATTGATTCGCTTACTCTATTAAGTTCAAAAAATATAGGTGTTACTTATACTGTACCATCTGCAAGCTTTAATTCAATAAGCTCCATCTTTGACACCTATATTTATGATTCCACAACGAGTACATTGTTCACCACCGACACTATTTACCAAAATATAGCTTGTTCCTTTGACCCCAACGAAAAACAAGTAAGTCCTGTTGGAAGAGAAACGGCGCATTACACTCTTTTTTCTGACACCCTTGTTTACACCCTCTTGTTTCAGAATACAGGAAATGATACGGCATATACCGTTACCCTCATCGATACTATTTCACCCTTGTTAGATATCGAAAGTTTCACATTGCTTTCCATGAGTCATAACGGAATAGTAACTATTGATTCAAATGGGGTTTTAAAAGTAGTTTTTGATGATATTAATTTGTTATGGGAGAGCGCTAATTTTGATGAAAGTCAGGGTTACCTACAGTTTTCGATTTTACCCTTGCCCGGCTTACCCGAATTTACAGTGGTGAAAAACAAAGTCCTGATTATTTTTGATAGAAACCCTTATATATTAACGAACGAAGTCTTCAACACCCTGGTAACTACTTTTCCGACTACCGCATTGAATCAACTTCAGGAAAGTAAACATAAAATCTCTGTTTATCCAAATCCTGCGAATACTTATTTCAACCTATCCTTTGATCAACCTTTAAACACGGCTTACGTCGTTACGCTCATTGATATCTCAGGAAAAATCATACAAAGCTGGACTACCACCGAACAAAATCCAACTTTTTCAATTGATGCATTAAAGGCCGGATTTTATCTGATTCAAATCAGCAATAATGTTGACTTTAAAGCTGTCGCAAAGTTTGTTAAACAGTAG
- a CDS encoding SRPBCC domain-containing protein, with amino-acid sequence MSEFKNYKEYFIIPTAPSDVYAAITNPLTIQLWTGEEAIMSTIPGSEFSMWEGSITGRNLEFEENKKIVQEWYFGDQEPASVVTIKLHPHKQGTSVELMHTNIPVDTYDDIVEGWRESYFGEIANFFEEE; translated from the coding sequence ATGAGCGAATTTAAAAATTACAAAGAATACTTCATCATTCCAACTGCACCTTCTGATGTATATGCAGCGATCACTAATCCGCTCACCATACAATTATGGACCGGGGAGGAGGCGATCATGTCCACCATTCCCGGCTCAGAGTTTTCAATGTGGGAGGGAAGCATAACAGGAAGGAATCTTGAATTTGAAGAGAATAAAAAGATTGTTCAGGAATGGTACTTCGGAGATCAGGAGCCGGCATCTGTTGTTACAATTAAATTGCATCCGCATAAGCAGGGTACCTCTGTGGAATTGATGCATACCAATATTCCTGTGGATACGTATGATGACATCGTAGAGGGTTGGAGAGAATCCTATTTCGGGGAGATTGCTAATTTTTTTGAGGAAGAATAG
- a CDS encoding type II toxin-antitoxin system RelE/ParE family toxin, whose translation MIVEFDKSFYKSLDKLKDKSLFPKIEKVISILEKTSSLNEIASVKKLIGYKVYYRYRLGDYRIGIEQISKNTLRLIIIAHRKDVYNVFP comes from the coding sequence ATGATCGTAGAATTTGATAAATCTTTTTATAAGTCCCTAGACAAATTGAAGGACAAGTCATTGTTTCCAAAAATTGAAAAAGTAATTTCAATACTAGAAAAAACCAGTTCATTAAATGAGATAGCTAGTGTTAAAAAACTAATCGGATATAAAGTATATTATAGATACCGACTTGGAGACTATAGAATAGGTATTGAACAAATTTCTAAAAACACATTAAGACTAATAATAATTGCTCATAGAAAGGATGTTTATAACGTTTTCCCATAA
- a CDS encoding ATP-binding cassette domain-containing protein, whose protein sequence is MSDSILRALMQLFAIVANTDEVGLKGREIVERFLRRQLASSFVAHYLSIYDDFLNKLKGNTEEGKVRKRTSVNSVKVLRICTEINKELEQKQKIIVLIRLFEFIHTATGSIVEQHREFLDSVAETFGIDKRDTGNISSLVKGLEETSVDSGDHFLVIDRNAPQNFPYRHLQREGIGGKLIFLTIADPFLIVFTYTGTDTVVMDSREIAPNAVQVFEPGSLIKSPKFSPVYYNDVIHNISGDGDEHKLIFHIENLGYSFKKGKIGLHDLNFTTSSKNLVGIMGNSGAGKTTLLNLLNGSVKPSKGKILINGQEIYSNKKQLRGLIGNIPQDDLLIEELSVFQNLFYSSKLFFGGLTDEEITAKVNICLESLKLLEIKDLLVGDPLNKYISGGQRKRLNIALELIREPDILFVDEPTSGLSSNDAENVMDLLKQLTSTGKLIFVVIHQPSSEIFKLFDQLLILDTGGYPVYFGNPVDSLSYFRKQMSFVDFEYSECPECGNINPEEIFRIMESKTVDEFGRATTQRKINSEDWYRLYNENFVKAKTNNSPAGDSKRQNVIVSNPLIQFLVYFQRNFFSKVNNKQYMAITLIEGPLLAFILALALRSHEVGKEYLFGSNPNIPVYMFICTIVSLFLGLITSAEEIIQDKKILKRESFLQLSRNSYLLSKILFLFFVSAVQSFLYVITGNTILEFPGLFSQYFFVLFSVSCFGNLLGLNISSGMKTRVAVYILIPFLVIPQIMLSGVMVKFEDLNPVVGNQSGSPLIGNIMATRWAYEGLAVEQYKNNDFGKEYFEIEKRANNAYYRKSFWVQQMDIQISQAEDLLKKNNPDPDSLEALNSFFLSEMNTLQREFPEIRKATAVQNSLQSDKAKYLFALKVSMDSTKKHFIREYNAANEDKDRMTTLLSAKLGSSEKFMAFKRKNHSEKLEDFVLNINDVDNQVIIADNKIVRRFKPVFASTYEDSFFSAPFYSHSKTWFGTEMATYTYNMIIIWIMTILLYFTLYKDVLRRLFEK, encoded by the coding sequence ATGAGCGATAGTATACTTCGGGCATTGATGCAGCTTTTTGCCATTGTGGCGAATACGGACGAAGTTGGACTTAAAGGGCGTGAAATTGTCGAGCGTTTTCTTCGGCGTCAATTGGCCAGTAGTTTTGTTGCACATTACTTAAGCATCTATGATGACTTCCTGAATAAACTCAAAGGGAATACGGAAGAAGGTAAGGTCAGAAAGAGAACCTCTGTTAACTCTGTAAAAGTTTTACGTATCTGTACAGAGATCAACAAGGAACTCGAGCAGAAACAAAAGATCATTGTACTGATCCGCCTTTTTGAATTTATCCATACCGCCACGGGTTCTATCGTTGAACAGCATCGGGAATTTTTGGATTCAGTAGCAGAGACTTTTGGAATAGATAAGAGAGACACAGGAAATATTTCTTCCCTTGTAAAAGGTCTGGAAGAAACGAGTGTCGATTCAGGAGATCATTTTCTGGTGATTGACAGGAACGCTCCTCAGAATTTTCCGTATCGTCATCTCCAGCGGGAAGGCATTGGAGGGAAGTTGATTTTTTTAACCATCGCTGACCCATTTCTCATCGTTTTCACCTATACCGGTACCGACACCGTAGTGATGGATAGTCGCGAGATTGCACCGAATGCCGTGCAGGTCTTTGAGCCCGGTTCATTGATAAAAAGTCCGAAGTTTTCACCGGTTTACTACAACGATGTCATTCACAATATCAGCGGAGACGGTGATGAACATAAATTAATTTTCCATATCGAAAACCTTGGCTATAGCTTCAAGAAAGGCAAGATTGGATTGCACGATTTGAACTTCACCACCTCTTCGAAGAACCTCGTAGGGATCATGGGGAACAGCGGAGCCGGAAAGACAACTTTGCTGAATCTGCTCAATGGAAGTGTGAAGCCCTCCAAAGGAAAAATTCTGATTAACGGACAAGAAATTTATTCCAATAAAAAACAGCTTCGTGGATTGATCGGGAATATCCCACAAGATGATCTGTTGATTGAAGAGCTGAGTGTTTTTCAAAATCTATTTTATAGTTCCAAATTATTTTTTGGCGGATTGACAGACGAAGAGATTACAGCCAAAGTAAACATCTGCCTTGAATCTTTAAAATTATTAGAAATCAAAGATCTTCTGGTAGGAGATCCATTGAATAAATATATCAGTGGCGGGCAACGCAAGCGACTAAATATTGCGCTCGAACTCATCCGTGAGCCGGACATTTTATTTGTAGATGAACCTACTTCCGGTTTATCATCCAATGATGCGGAAAATGTCATGGACCTGCTCAAACAACTGACTTCAACGGGCAAGTTGATCTTCGTAGTTATCCATCAACCTTCGTCTGAAATATTTAAACTTTTTGATCAATTGCTGATTCTCGACACCGGTGGTTATCCCGTCTATTTTGGAAATCCTGTGGACTCACTCAGTTATTTCAGAAAGCAGATGAGCTTTGTTGATTTTGAATACAGTGAATGTCCGGAGTGTGGAAATATCAATCCTGAAGAAATATTCAGGATCATGGAATCTAAAACGGTGGATGAATTCGGGCGTGCTACCACACAACGGAAAATTAATTCAGAGGACTGGTACCGATTATACAATGAAAATTTTGTCAAGGCGAAAACTAACAACAGCCCTGCGGGAGATTCAAAAAGGCAAAATGTAATCGTTTCGAATCCGCTCATTCAATTCCTGGTTTATTTTCAGAGGAATTTCTTTTCTAAAGTTAACAACAAACAATACATGGCCATTACGCTCATTGAAGGGCCATTGTTAGCTTTTATTCTTGCACTTGCATTGCGATCACATGAGGTGGGGAAGGAATATCTTTTTGGCAGCAATCCGAACATCCCGGTTTACATGTTCATTTGTACGATCGTGTCGCTGTTCCTCGGACTTATTACCAGTGCAGAAGAAATTATTCAGGACAAGAAAATTCTCAAACGGGAATCTTTTCTTCAGTTGAGCAGAAACAGTTATTTGCTCTCTAAAATTTTGTTTTTGTTTTTTGTCTCTGCGGTACAATCCTTTCTCTACGTGATTACGGGAAACACCATTCTTGAATTCCCCGGACTCTTCTCTCAATACTTCTTTGTGCTCTTCTCTGTTTCCTGTTTCGGCAATTTACTGGGATTGAATATTTCTTCCGGAATGAAAACCAGAGTTGCGGTATATATCCTCATTCCCTTTTTAGTGATTCCACAAATTATGCTGAGTGGGGTGATGGTAAAATTTGAAGACCTGAACCCGGTGGTCGGCAATCAATCCGGATCACCGTTGATAGGCAACATCATGGCGACGAGATGGGCTTATGAAGGTCTGGCGGTGGAACAATATAAAAACAATGATTTTGGTAAGGAATACTTTGAAATTGAAAAGAGGGCGAACAATGCCTATTACAGAAAGAGCTTTTGGGTACAGCAGATGGATATTCAAATCAGCCAAGCTGAAGATCTCTTGAAAAAAAATAACCCTGACCCCGATTCGCTGGAAGCTTTAAATTCATTTTTCCTCTCAGAGATGAATACACTTCAGAGAGAATTTCCGGAAATCCGCAAAGCAACAGCCGTTCAAAATTCATTACAATCTGACAAAGCGAAATACCTCTTCGCCTTGAAAGTAAGTATGGATTCCACGAAAAAACATTTTATCAGAGAATACAATGCTGCTAATGAAGATAAAGACCGGATGACCACTCTTTTGAGTGCCAAACTGGGGTCTTCTGAAAAATTCATGGCATTTAAAAGAAAAAATCACAGCGAAAAACTGGAAGACTTTGTTTTGAATATTAATGATGTCGACAATCAGGTCATCATTGCCGACAATAAAATTGTTAGAAGATTCAAACCTGTTTTTGCCAGTACTTACGAGGATAGTTTCTTCTCCGCACCGTTTTACTCGCATAGCAAAACATGGTTTGGAACGGAGATGGCGACCTATACTTACAATATGATTATTATCTGGATCATGACGATCCTGCTCTACTTCACGTTGTACAAAGATGTATTGCGTCGACTTTTTGAAAAGTAA
- a CDS encoding DUF1987 domain-containing protein, translating to MEDLIISGTNKTPEVKLLAGTGVIEISGKSIPENSVEFYQPVFSWMESYFENPLPKTEARIILEYFNTSSSKCLLDVLRKLETLKSSGKSDVVVLWHYETDDEDMMEAGQDYDALVDLPFQLIQI from the coding sequence ATTGAAGATTTAATAATTTCCGGCACGAATAAAACACCAGAGGTAAAACTATTGGCAGGAACAGGAGTGATTGAAATTTCCGGAAAATCTATCCCCGAAAATTCAGTAGAGTTTTATCAACCTGTTTTTTCCTGGATGGAATCCTATTTTGAAAATCCACTGCCAAAAACTGAAGCACGTATCATTCTTGAGTATTTTAATACCAGTTCTTCTAAATGTCTGCTGGATGTATTACGGAAACTGGAAACCCTTAAAAGTTCTGGTAAAAGTGATGTGGTTGTGCTATGGCACTATGAAACAGACGACGAAGATATGATGGAAGCAGGTCAGGATTATGACGCTTTAGTTGATCTTCCGTTCCAGCTGATTCAAATTTGA
- a CDS encoding TerB family tellurite resistance protein, with translation MMNKAVAGYHLLMILSAVDEQFNGKEDKVIKDYLIENFPVKVNLDAEMEVLSVMDAADYPIHFNNAMNAFYIDSTPAERSHFLDFAVKLVAADKNVTPLENLFLNELYNAWEENYSI, from the coding sequence ATGATGAATAAAGCGGTCGCCGGTTATCACCTTCTAATGATTTTATCTGCTGTTGATGAACAATTTAACGGGAAAGAAGATAAGGTTATTAAGGATTACCTCATTGAAAATTTCCCCGTTAAAGTGAACCTCGATGCTGAAATGGAGGTCCTCAGTGTTATGGATGCCGCCGATTATCCGATTCACTTTAATAATGCCATGAATGCCTTTTACATCGACTCCACTCCGGCAGAACGCTCTCATTTCCTCGATTTCGCTGTTAAACTGGTGGCCGCCGATAAAAATGTCACCCCTCTCGAAAATCTCTTTTTAAATGAGCTTTATAACGCCTGGGAAGAGAATTATTCCATCTGA